GATGCATAACATAATACCAGCCTCTTTTGTCGACCCGTATAAAGCGTATCGGTGCCccttttctgtgaaaaaaatgaaataagcaaTTAATTTAGGGTGTGCCGTATAACACAGTGCGTCTATATATATTAGATTTAGATGTTAATACATTACTGTCTTACTAATGTCCTCTACCTCACCTGAATCaaaatcaactcatcagcaagctgtcctgAAACAGAAACTTGATACCAATCCAGAATAttttattcaggtgtgttgatgggggaagatatggaaaacaccgctctcgaggaccggaatTGGCCACCCCTGTATTACATACGCTAACTGTTAGTTAGCTAGGGCATGCAAGACTGAGGACTCAGGTAAAAGTCGAGTACATTTATTCACCGAAAGAAATTTCGCCAACAGACGTTTTGCCGACAGACGTTTTGCCGACAGACGTTTTGCCGACAGACGTTTTGCCGACAGACATTTTGCCGACAGACGTTTTGCCAACAGACGTTTTGCCGACAGACAGTTCAAGGAGCAAGGATCCTGGTTTCCAACATTTCCAGCatggaaaaataaacatggGAACTAGCACCTGAAATTCAATTGACTGAATACATTTgtaaaacaccagattggtaAAAAGTTGTTGCCTTGTTTGGTTCAAATTAAATCCTGTACCCATCAGGACCACTGTTTTAGTGATAACTGAgctgaaaaataaacagcaattGTAAAAATGATGCCTTATCGCTGTCAGTGGCAGTCAATAAGTTACACTAAGTTGTCTGACATGtatattattattcatattgcCAGGTCCGTGAAGACTAGGAAGAAGATTGATTGAGCAGTTCATAAAAAGCAAGCGCCTGCAGCAGAGCATCACAGAGTTCCTCTCCTCCACCTCTTCTGTTGCCCATGTGGAACCAGTTCCTGTACTTCACCAGCAGATCAGGTGGGAAGTTTATCCGTGGCATCTTCTGCGTGACCGACTCAGTCATCAGTTGCCGTACCACCGGCGCCCCGCTGGTCCGGGATTCGCCCACCATGAGCCCAAAGTGACGTCCCACAGCGGTGCGCATCATGTTCAGGACTCTGTGAGGAGATTGTGCCAAGTTTAAGTGTCTGCATTGcagaaatataaatacaatttcaaagcaaaaagcaTCAAACCTGGGATGAATGTTGGAGTCCTCTGAGAGCTTTCTGGGCTCCAAGAGCGCAAACAGTATGGCCTCCACTGATCTCATGTGCGCCATAATTGGGAAGAGCGCAGTGTTTTGAACTGAAATAGCCGGCTTTTCAATGATGTAGAAATCCGCCGTAGGGAGGACGGAAACCACTTCTGACACCTGATGATCACAAACCCAATTATCACACTAGGTACAACAATGATTAAATTGGTAGGTTGTTGCTTTCAGAGGGAAACTCACATCATTTAAATAGGCGGATGCCATATAAGTGCCCTTCAGGAAGTTTGGACAATCAAGGTGCTGCCAGTCCATTACGGCCATTCCTCTTCCCATGTGTGCCCATGCTATTCGATTGGTACCACATACTAGTGAAACGATGGAGTTGGCATCCTGGTTTGCATAATGAAAAAATGTGACCAAGATGAAACCTTGTAAATGATTAATAGTATTTTGCCAGAATAAGATAATAGGTGCACAAAGGGTTGGGTGATTTAATGTGACAAATGATTTTACCTCCAACCAGGATTTGTCCACCTCAGGCCTGATGAATTTGGCAATATGGATGCGCATCTTCTTCTTTCCCGTGGCCGGATTGAGGATAGCCTCAAATACAACCATGGCACTTTTATGCTTCAGGAGTGGTACGTTTACCACACTTTCCAGCGTTTTGAAGGGTCCGTGTTTGCTTCGGTAATCCACTATGTTGGCAGATTTACGTCCTCGGAGGAACTTGACATCTGCCAGCTCTGTCAGCGAGGCGTTGTTCAGCATCTTCAGGATAACATCGCGCTGCTCAGAGCTATAGCAGGTATCGAGAGCAATGGGGACTTTCTCGTTATGGTTGTCCTCTTCACAGAGTGGTGGCGAGATGGTGGCATTGAGGGTCTCAATTCCAGCCATGGGGATTCGACTCCTCCAACAGCACGTGCACTGCAGGTAGCGCAGCTCCATCTCCGACAAAGACCCCAGACGAAGGCGGCGGAACAAGCATGGGTGGCCGGCATACTGACCTGCACAGGTAACATAAAGTacttagctgccattgatgatgatcaGACAATTATGTTTCAGTGAttttgacggcaatagacgtcaaatCATGTGTTAGTGATTTTGACAGATATACACGTTCAATCATGTCAGTGACTTTGACAGCGATTAACATCCAATCATGTCAGAGTGACTTTGACGGCAATTAACACTTTACGAGTGCGTATAACAAAAACTTTAGACGATAGAAAATCGCAGTTTGCTACTAGAACAAGTAAGATAATCACGTAATGCAATCACAGATTGGCTAAGAAATGTAATTCCACTTACGACTAGGGGCAACAGACGATAGAAATCGCCGAGCGACCCACATGTTCGTCGAGAAAATCTAGTGTTGGTTCAAAGTATTTTTGACATCTCAAACCTATCAGTTGTCCTTTAGTTTTTGTCCGACGCTTTAACAATGTCCCCTCAAACGTTCACAAGGATAGAGGTTCCGCATGCGATCCAGTGCATGTCAGCTGACTGAAAGAGGCGTGACCAAAGAGCCCAGCCACCACCGCGCTTGTGCTATCGCTGTCACAGTAGATTAGCCAAGTGGGCTCACTGTTGTCGCTCTTAAAATCCTCGTCACCTTGTAGCTCATGACGCACCCGGTAATTTAACCATTCCACGTTAGCGTTCATTGTTTTTCTTGCAACCACTTCCCGTCTTGATTTGAACATTTAAGAGTGGGATCGCTCCGTGGCATGCGAATGTAGTAGGTCGCTAGCCCCTTTTGCTTTCCGGGTGTGCGCATCCTCCTCGCTTACGGGCATCCTAAATGCCTGACACGTTGATGCACGGCTGTGGCGTGGGTGAACTACACACCGGCGACAATGCGAAAGGACGTCAGGATTTTACTGGTTGGAGAACGTGAGTTGAccgtttattttcaaattgataTCCATCTAGTGTCCATCTGCATTGCTGCGCTGCATGCAATGTTGCACTGTGTGCTAGCAAGCATTTTTATTACAATTTGTCCATCTCATTTGCTATTGATCTCATTACATAATTCATGCCATACATAATCTTGAAGGTCACACCCACTGGTAACACTCCTAGctatcaatttatttttctcatcatctcattttctgaaccgccttagCCTCAataggttcgcggggggtgctggagccaatcccagctgtctacaggccagaggcgggggacaccctgaatcggtggctagccgatcgcagggcacaaggagacggacaaccatgcactcatacctaggggcaatttaaagtgtcccatcagactaccatgcatgtttttgcaatgtgggaggaaactggagtacccagaggaaacccacgcaggctccttggggagaacatgcaaactccacacagatggacatgacctgtatttgaacccacgaccccagagctgtgaggccgacgtgctaaccactcgctttcCCGGGCCGCCCTcggtttatttttatataaagcaAAGCGTGATAGCTCTAATATACTGTATAGAGCAGTCACTGAGATAGATGACTTGAATCAAATCTAAGATTAAAACTTGGTAaactaaagattttttttattttggaatcaTTCATTTAAGACCCttttcaaatatattgttaaaaataagaataaatgtcAGAGTTAAGGATTGTGATAACTTAGTGGTTGATCCGTTTGCTCAACATAGTGGTGTTAACTAATTAATACCATTCAACATTTACATTGAACTGTATGCAACTTGCAGATGGTGTAGTTTTATGCTGTGTCTTTAATGTTCTTATTTTGTTTGAATCACAGCCAAGGTGGGGAAGA
This region of Stigmatopora nigra isolate UIUO_SnigA chromosome 6, RoL_Snig_1.1, whole genome shotgun sequence genomic DNA includes:
- the tefm gene encoding transcription elongation factor, mitochondrial — encoded protein: MWVARRFLSSVAPSRQYAGHPCLFRRLRLGSLSEMELRYLQCTCCWRSRIPMAGIETLNATISPPLCEEDNHNEKVPIALDTCYSSEQRDVILKMLNNASLTELADVKFLRGRKSANIVDYRSKHGPFKTLESVVNVPLLKHKSAMVVFEAILNPATGKKKMRIHIAKFIRPEVDKSWLEDANSIVSLVCGTNRIAWAHMGRGMAVMDWQHLDCPNFLKGTYMASAYLNDVSEVVSVLPTADFYIIEKPAISVQNTALFPIMAHMRSVEAILFALLEPRKLSEDSNIHPRVLNMMRTAVGRHFGLMVGESRTSGAPVVRQLMTESVTQKMPRINFPPDLLVKYRNWFHMGNRRGGGEELCDALLQALAFYELLNQSSS